The Oreochromis niloticus isolate F11D_XX linkage group LG18, O_niloticus_UMD_NMBU, whole genome shotgun sequence DNA window CAGTCACAGCAgcctggtaaaaaaaaatttaatacatattttttaaatgaatgatcAGCATCTGCATTAACAGAGTTATCCGGGACCTGCACTGACACAGCAGAGCCCAGCTGAGAAAGATGCTCATCATAGCTGAGGAATGTGCCACAGCATTCCTGAGCACAGTCAATATCTGATCAGGCCAtacattttatgtaataatcCCCCAGTTATTTCCAGAGTAAGGTAGTAACAGGGGTACCCTCCCTCCAGCAGCCGGCTCCTATAGGCTAGCGCAGATTGTCAGGCTGCCTGCGCCCCTGTGCTGCTGTGCAGTGGGATGCTCCATTGCAGTTGCATGGCCGCCCACATTAGCATGCCTGTCAAGGTCAAATGGGAttccctctctcctctttctcttttatGCACCAGGCAGGTGCATTGTGGGATACTGTTGGAGTGGAATGAGGGAGGGGGGGTGTACAGCAGGAAGCTGAGGggtccaccccccaccccccctttttttggCAACTTAGAGGGCATCCGTGCTGTGCAGGCTGGATGATGGTGAACCATTTTGAGTCAGATGTTCCCATAAATGCAGCTTTTTCTCTCCCTGCAGTTATATAAACGAGACAGCAGATGCCCCGAGAAACTGCAGCAATCTTTGAATCACGTTTGGGCTGAAAAGTGAAATGTGGCCTCACATTTGTTAGCAGCCGGTGAAATTTCCTCCCATATTCAAAATGGTTTCCCTCAAAGGGACAGTTCATTCAAATGACCTGAAGACGAGGGGAGGTGTAAAGAAATCAAGCGTAAGGCTGTGGCTAAAATTTTCAGTTAATCGCAGTGAATCCCTCTTTATCTCATCACCAtcatctttctctttctctcattcGTTTCCTCCTGTGACATCCTCCAGCACTCATCCTCTTGTTCTACTTGGTCTTCTACTGCTTCTTGGCCGGCATGTTCGCTCTGACCATGTGGGTGATGCTGCTCACTCTGGATGACTATGTGCCGAGGTACAGAGACCGCGTCCCAGAGCCAGGTTAGTATGTCTCAAGATTAAAATACACAGGAGTAACTGGACTTTTcctttcctgttcctggcagcATCACTCATCCAGGCATTCATTATTAATACCTGCACCAATAAGGTGCTGCCACAATAAAGCGCTGCATAACAGCTGCTTTTTGCATCGATCTATTTTGaagactcttcctgtgtgatATCACCGGTGGATACTGTTGGCTGAGTGTTTTCTTTCCAAGTGTataaagaggggaaaatggTTCTACAGCCCACACACAATCAAAGATAGCCAAAAGTAGCAatgtttttcccccttttctcgCTCCCAGTGAACTCCCTGCCCTGTTCCCACCCACAACCAATCAGCATCTTCATCTACTTTGAACTAggtgttgttggtttttggaGGACTGCTTGGCAGGAACCCATAGTTCCACACTGAATACCAACCCAAACAGACACAACCTTGTAGCATAAATTCACCATGATTATTTCTATATATGCGTATTAAGACATCATTCACCTCCACCTTTAATGACGAGTTTTGATAACTCTGTATAGGTGTGGTTTGACGACCATTAGaatagtttccaggtttttccgAGGGTAGACAGGAAGAGACCACCCTCACTAACCTCTGAGCTTTAAAGGTTAATCCTAGTAGGCTTTCTTAGGGTAAAGAGTTAATAGCAGATGTAATGGATCTAAGGTTACTTGGGTTCAGTTGATCTCCCTGCACACAGTGCAGTCACCACACCTGTAAATAGGAGTGCAGCATGAAGATGGCCATGCAGAAGTCAGATTTCAAAATGAATCCTTTAAGTAGATTATCAGAATCAGTGAGGTTCTCCTACAGTACTCATGGTGACAGCCCAACTATGTTGCCTGCTATTTCTTAGCTGACAAACAGAAGGCTAACATTTATTACCAGCTGGATATCAATGGCATGATGAAGGGCTTTAGGCTGAATCCTGAAACCATACTTTTTAAATTATCAGCTGTATGCAGAAccaatttttttaatgttctgctAAGATACCATTTGATGATTTGCTTTGCCTGAACATCACAACAGATTTGGTTATTTCATAACCGCCGATCTGGACCTGCTGCTGGAAAGTGTGGTTGTATAAAATGTGGCATACTTGTTAAGAGATCATCGATGCTTTGGCAGGACATTGTTTAACTGTGTTTGAATGATAAAAATCGAGGTGCAGGCGCCGTGTTGTTTTTGGTGTCCTCTCTGACAGTAATCGTTGCTGATTGCTGTTGATAGTTTCGATTTTGTCTTGATGTTTAATGTGTAAATCTGTCTTCCTCTGAGTTGATGGCTGTGTGTCTGGTTTGTGTTTCCAGTAAGTTTTATTAGATGATTGATTGTATTCTGGTGATTCATCTTGGATTGGAGGAGTTAACAGAGCTTTCAGAGACCAACACTACTCCTTATTTAAAAGCTCACAATCGTATTAGATTATAAAACATGCATAAATGATCTCAATTTTGCAGTAAATATTATTCTCGTTTTGGCTTCAGTGCTCCATAGTATGGTGGTTTACACATTGGCCTAATGAGTGAAAGCTTCCCAGCTTGATTCCGGGAgggacacaaatccctttggggttgtgtcaggaagggcatcaagcgtaaaaaatctgccaaatcaaataagCGGAGCTACCCGCTGTGGCGACCCcgtgtgaataagggagcagctgaaagtggCTTTTTATTTGGCTCCAGTGCTGAGAGGGCCTGTCCAACTCACAGTGCCATCCCCGCAGCACCACCTACCTGAAACGCATTCAGGGTGTGTATGTGTTCACCCCTTTCCTTCGTTTACCTTATGTCTCGTTACAGGGTTGGTGATTCGTCCAAATTCACTGGACATTACTTTCAACAAATCTGACTCAAAAAACTACAGAACCTATGTCAACCATCTGGAATCCTTCCTGCAAAGTAAGTGCACTTTGCTCTAATGCATGGATAAATTAAACAGATTGAAAGCgagctgtaataaaatgaacaccactctccctctctctgatcTTTTTCCACTGACTCCTGCCAAATATCTGAATACGCTGTACCTCAATCCATCTCTGTCTCTGCATCAGGATACAACGATTCGATGCAGGAGAACAACGCGGACTGCATTCCGGGAGAGTATTACATGCAGGACGGCGGTGAGATGACAAAGAAAGTTTGTCCCTTCAGGAGGACCTCCCTGAGTTTGTGCTCCGGCCTTTCTGACACCGACTTTGGATATCAAGAAGGAAAGCCCTGTGTGCTGCTGAAGATGAACAGGGTAACACCCGCTATTTCTCACAGATCCAGGGAAACGCGCGGCCTTTTCCTGTTTTCCGCACAGCCTCTATTCTCCACTTatttgtccctgtgctgagaGTTCCCAAAAATAAATGATTTCTAATTCTGGACCCACACAAGCAGCAGCCGTGCACAGTTTCAACCTCGCTTCCTGTTTCTCTCCTTTCGTAGATTATTGGCCTGAAGCCAATTGGGGATCCCTACATCAACTGCACGGTCAAAGTAAAGCATTTTCTCTACATTACACTTGTCCTGCTGGCttgtatgtgtattttttgtcttttttatttctttcatacAAAAACATAACAGTTTCACTGTTTTCTTTCCGTTGATCTCGCTTTcatttcttccttctttttgtttgtgttgtgtctGATATCTTCCTGCATGCTGTCACTGATGGCTTTAGGGTAAGataaatatgtaaattttaCAGGATAAGGCCAGTAGGGGTGttaacacattttcattatGTAACATACCATTATGCAGGTGCCTCTAAACCAGTCTTAGTGCCATTCTAATGTCTATTTTAATCTAATCGGTGTAAGTTTTCTGCCAGAAATGTCACTGTTTTGGATTGAGTGGAACGCATCGTGTTTTCCACTTCATTTAAACCTCCTCGCTTACAGCAGAGAGTCCTCACTTTTCTGTCTTGTTCCGTCCCGTTTCATGTGTTCTCGGAATATGTCTCATTAATTCGACATTAAATGAATTCCTTCATTGTAAAATCTTTACTCTGAGACGTGTCCTGCCTTGCAGAAAGACCACCCGGTCCAAATGCACTACTTCCCAAGTGAGGGCCGCATTGATAAGATGTATTTCCCCTACTACGGCAAGAAAGCCCATGTAAGTATTTAACTACAGCCGGACAATGTCCACTAACCTGCCCAATAAGTGATGTGTTACTAATGAATGACCGCCTCGGTCCTGATGCAGGAGAACTACATGCAGCCCCTGGTGGCTGTGAAGCTGCTGCTCACCAAGGAGGACTACAACAAGGAGCTGGCCGTGGAGTGCAGGGTAGAGGGCACCAACCTGCGCAACAACGACGAGCGGGATAAATTCCTGGGCCGCGTAACGTTCAGGGTTAAGGTGGTGGAGTAAAAGGCAAATATACAGCCTGTGAAAGGAAATCTAATTGAAGCTGCCCACTAAGgatttatctttattttattttgttttattttcaaaaaaggAAGGAATCGTCAAAACGTCACAAAGGCGGCATTTTGGGATGTGGCACAACACAGCCAGTGATACAGTGGTACCGCATGctgctttcatgacatttctgacttttcttttcttaatgaTTCCTCGCTGACCTCCTCAAAGACCCTCATAACAAAGCACAGGCTCCACTCCTGAGTCCGTCCATCCGCACGCCCTCCCTCCCCTTTCCCCTCTTCCCCTCCCTTCCCTATTCACCTATTGCACTGTTCATCCTCCACtcagttatgttttttttttctttatttgtattGACGTGATTAGATAACTTATAGCCATTGCAACCAAGCCATTTGGAGCTGTTGTGTAATTGTTGATGAAACAAttttgtttaaatttgtttttagaGCTTCCCGCTGCCGGGGAAGAGAGTGTTGCTTTCATCTCTTAAACTGTATGGATTCAGTATTATCATCAGTGTGGAGAGCATTTTTATCTTGTTGTATAGTATAACTGAGAAAGTAGAACATCTCCAGAGTATTACTCATCGCACATCACAAAGACTTCATGGAAACATACCTTGATAATCAAGTATAGCCACTGTATCCCTGTATATGAAATGCCAATTACAAAGTCCCTTTCTACTATAAATACATTGTGATCCTATATCATATTTAGGGGAATTATAGATAGATCTTTGTCTTGTGGTCCGCGTAGCCACAACCCAGTCTTGTGCTGTGTGTCCGTCTGTCTGCATgtccgtctgtctgtctgcccgTCTTCCTGTTTACTCACCTCTCCACTGCAATAGCAAACACGTGGGTGAGCCCTCCGGGACTTGAGACCACCTCGCGGGGCTGGGGGGGTGCTGTCGTGTCGACTGTGGTTCAAGGCGACACAGGCGCGCTCTCGCTCGCGAGAAGGTACGGTGTAAAAATTAGCTTTTAAGGCGGAGAGGCGCTGGAAAAAGCGTTGTTGCAAAACTCAAAAGTTCACTGTAACTATGTACTGTATATCTATACGTGATCTGTATATCTATCTGGGTCTCAAAGATTGTtagtttttctctcttcttcagCCTGTTGATCTGATTGTCTGCCAATCTATTACTCTtcaatgtatatatatataaactatCTTACCATATTTACTTAATTCACACTGTATttttgtcacaaaaacacaatgtctgTGCACTGTAAAGAAATAATTTAAACAAAGATTTACAGGAAAATATCTTATTCAAAGCTATGTTTACACAGTCTTAAAAGGAACCCGCATTTGAACGAACAACTTGTAACATCTCTTCAGGGTGCCTTAAGACCTGATGAAATAAATTGTGGGATAAgtgattttgaagaaaaaatggagtcctgtgttgtgttttgttttccttgatTCAAATTCTACCTTAAATTCTGTCAGCATCAAAGTCAAACTTCACTGGTTCTGATTCTTTACAACAACTTGCTTTTTTGCACCAATATCTAATATAGTAGACACTCTGTGCAGACATggaagatgacctgctgaagttctgATTACGAAGCgtcagaatggagaagaaaggcatggttgttggtgccagatgtgCTCGTTTGAGCTGATTACTCTGAATCATCTCTTTACAGAGAatagtctgaaaaagagaaaatataagAGAACAGCAGTTCTCTGGAAGAAAATGCCTTTTTGATGCCAGAGGACAGAAGAGAATGGTCAGATTGCTAAAGGTAATAAGAAGGTAACAACTAACTCATTACAACCAGTGTATGcagaagaccatctctgaatgtgCAACATCTCAAACCTTGAAGAAGAAGACCTGAGAACAGGAGACTGAAGCTAATATTTGCACAGAGTCACCAAAACTGGAGAAACAGAATATTTGGATAAACACTGTCCAATCTGCTGAGtcacattcagatggtagggccAGAATTTAAATGAGATGAAATCATGGATCCATCCttccttgtatcaacagttcagccACCTGCCGCATTTTCTTGCTGCACTTAATGGCACACTTTGATCGTCAAAATTACCAGCTGAGTATCGTTTAAACACCGCAGCCTACCCGAGCATTGTTGCTGACCACAGTTTGTGACTGCACTGTACCCATTTtctaatggctgcttccagcaggatagtGCATGATGTCAAACTGggttcttgaacatgacaatgagttcactgtactcaaaccGCCATactcaccagatctcagtccaacagagcacctttgggatgcgGTGAAAAGGGAGATTAGCGTCATAGATGTGCAGCtagcaaatctgcagcaactgtgtgatgctattatGTTAAAATGGACCAAAAGAAATAATagcaacaatgaaaacaaaagcagtttttcttcttcttgtgaaATAACAATGATTTGACCTCTTTTGTCCAGGGACAGTTACATAAATGAAGCCATGTGTAAAGATGGAGGGGGATTCTGTCTTTTGAGGAACTGATAACAACTCAGACACCTGATGCCCAGAGACAAACCTAGGCACTATTGTTGTAATGGGTCACAAACTCCCCAAAAAAGGCCTCGAAACACTTATTTAATCTTTAACAAGGACATGTTTTCATGCATGTATCAATTCATTTTTAGGGCATATCTTTATTTCACCCATCCTGTGACTGAACAAAGGAAtgtttaattgtatttttgGATGCATCATAAAATTACATAATTGTACTTGTTTAAATTCCCAATTCTGCTTCATACCTCTGGGACTGGAAAGAGAGCTAGTGAGGGACCGCAGTTGTTTATTGAAGCCTGGGATTGTTTATCTTCAACCTCTAAGTACTCTCACTGCAGTTGCAGCACATATTTGCTGGCACACGAGGGAGCCAGAAGCAAGAACAGTTTAGGAGTGAGCATGGCACTAACACAGTGCTGCTTGTTGGATGACGAACTGCAAGGGAGCAGGTCTTGGTGTGGCATTTGAAGTTAGCATGCTTAAATAAAATCTAAGCAATCATTAGTCTGTAAAGatttgttcatctttaaaacCTCAACAGTCTTTTCCTCATTTCTCAGAAACCTAGTCTAGCctggtatttgtgcaaaaggCCAGACCTGTAACAGAGTCTGAATTGGCTGTAGAGGTCAGAATACATCAGTAGAGGCATTCAGATCACACCTGTCTGCTCTAATTTCACAGTGCCTTCATCTGCCCGGCTCCTGCAGCGCCCCTGGGCTGCAGCAGCTCCCCTGGGCTGCAGCAGCTCAGTCCTTCGTTGTCAACAGCAGTCTGAACCCAAGTCCTGCTACGTGAGATAATCTGTCGGGGTTTAGCTGCAGCAAGAATCCACCTTAAGTTCTGCTAAGCACTTACCGTCCTTGAGTTGGACTGTGGTAAACAACTGGTACCGGAGACAAAAGAAAGTACACTTCTTCAGCTGTATGGACAAAGGAGGTGGGCAAACATGTGCTGGAAAATAAACCTGTCTGACATGAAGACCTCACACATAAATGAGTGTTTCACATGTTGGTGTCTTCAATCATCATTTCATATTTTCCCCTTCAGGCCATCACAGCCACCAGGATACGTTTAAGTGTTGACTTTTAATTTCATTCATATTTCACAAAAAATGAGAGACCAAACGTGATAAAGCTGTGAAATGTTTTACAGCTGCATCACATTTAACTTTTGATTTTTGCTCAGATTCTTGGCAGTAAAGCTGAGATGCTACAGAACTTGAAGGGATTTGAAGCTGATTTGAGCGAAGAAGGCGCAAGGATAACGCTGGTTGTCGCCTTATCAGCTATGAGCTGAACATGCCAATTTGGAGCACAGCCTGACTGTAGTCAGTATCCTAAAGGGATTAATGCGACTGATATTTTTAGGTTTTACTCCAGAGTTCTCAGCAGCACTTTCCCTGTGGTTATATTTAGCCCAGAGAACATGCGGGACTCGATTTGGGCCGCTCTCTGTTGTTTAGGCTTCAAGGTGACAACAAATGACAAACACGTGAATATTCATGAGTgaagaaagacactttttaaaagacattttaatttATTCCAATGAGTCACGATTCAAGGAAATGTCTGCTGTGCTGTACATCGTCTAGTGTAGCAATTCCtctcattttatatttacatgcatCGTGTACTTATTAAAATTACCTGTAAAAACTGACCTCTGTGCAAGATCTGGAAATTTAAAAACTCTGAGA harbors:
- the atp1b3a gene encoding sodium/potassium-transporting ATPase subunit beta-3a, with translation MASTEDKAANKENVSSWKDSIYNPRTGELLGRTASSWALILLFYLVFYCFLAGMFALTMWVMLLTLDDYVPRYRDRVPEPGLVIRPNSLDITFNKSDSKNYRTYVNHLESFLQRYNDSMQENNADCIPGEYYMQDGGEMTKKVCPFRRTSLSLCSGLSDTDFGYQEGKPCVLLKMNRIIGLKPIGDPYINCTVKKDHPVQMHYFPSEGRIDKMYFPYYGKKAHENYMQPLVAVKLLLTKEDYNKELAVECRVEGTNLRNNDERDKFLGRVTFRVKVVE